From the Hyphomicrobiaceae bacterium genome, the window GTGTTCGATGCCAGCATGGCCGTGGGCTTCAGATACGGACCCAGCGCGGCGAAAATCTTGTGCTTGAGATCCTCATCTTCGGTCGCAGCCTCGATCACGAGATCGCAATCGCTGAAGGCTTCGAGCGTGGGGGCGTAGCTAATGCGGGCGAGCGCCTTGGTACGATCTTCCTCTTTGATCGTGCCCTTGGCGATCTGTTTACTCATGTTGGTGTCGATCGTCTCGACCGCCTTTTCGTAGGCTTCCTTCTTCAGGTCATTGATGGCCACCGTGTAACCGGCCAGCGCAATGACATGGGCGATACCGTTGCCCATTTGCCCGGCGCCGATAACCCCGACTTTGGCGATTGTACGCCTCGGCAGGACCGCCACTTTGCTTCGTTCCATAACTTTGGTGGATTGCGTCATGTGTGGCGGTCCTCAAGAATTGCTAATCAGAAGCCGGCTTTTTTCAGCTCTGCATCGAGTTCGGGCAGAGCCTGAAAGAGATCGGCCACAAGTCCGTAGTCGGCGACCTGGAAGATCGGTGCCTCGCCGTCCTTGTTGATGGCCACGATCACCTTGCTGTCCTTCATGCCGGCCAAATGCTGAATGGCGCCGGAAATGCCGACAGCGATGTAAAGATCGGGCGCAACGACCTTGCCGGTCTGGCCGACCTGCCAATCGTTGGGCACGAAGCCCGCATCGACTGCCGCGCGCGACGCACCCATAGCGGCGCCAAGCTTGTCGGCAATCGGCTCGATGTACTTGGTGAAGTTCTCACCGTTGCCCATACCGCGCCCGCCAGAAATAATAATCTTGGCAGACGTCAGTTCGGGCCGATCCGATTTGCTGAGTTCGGCATTCTCGAAGCTGGAAAGTCCGCTGGCCGCTGGCGCGCTCACGCTCTCGACGGCCGCAGAACCACCCTCGGCTGCGTCCTTGAAGGCAGACGTGCGGACAGTGATGACTTTCTTGGCTTCGCCAGACTGCACCGTCTGTATCGCGTTGCCCGCATAGATCGGCCGTTCGAACGTATCGGGCGAAACGACCTTGGTGATGTCGGAAATCTGCATGACGTCGAGCTTCGCTGCGACACGCGGCAGCACATTCTTGCCTGCCGACGTCGCCGGCGCAACGATGGCGTCGTAGTTTCCAGCCAGTGCCAGAATAAGGTCGGCGACATCCTCGGCAACCGGGTTGGCCAGATGCGGCGCATCGGCGACGAGAACTTTCGCAACACCCGAAATCTTGGCGGCAGCGTCTGCAGCGGCCTTGCAGTTGGCACCGGCGACAAGAACATGAATATCGCTGCCCAGCCCTTGGGCCGCGGTAACGGCCTTGGACGTCGCGGGCGAAAGCGCTTCGTTTGAGTGCTCTGCGAGCAAAAGAACAACCATTAGATCACCCCCGCATCGGTCTTGAGTTTCTCGACAAGCTCGGCCGGGCTGCCGACCTTGATGCCAGCTTTGCGCGCGGCGGGCTCAGCGGTTTTGAGGACCTTGAGACGAGGGGCAATATCAACGCCGAAATCTTCCGGCTTCTTGGTGTCGAGCGGCTTCTTTTTCGACTTCATGATGTTGGGAAGCGTGGGATAGCGCGGCTCATTCAGGCGCAGGTCCGTTGTGACGACTGCGGGAAGCTTCAGCTTCACCGTCTCCAAGCCCCCGTCGATTTCGCGGGTCACCGAAACAGAGCCATCCGCAAGTGCCACCTTGGAAGCAAACGTGCCTTGGGCCC encodes:
- a CDS encoding FAD-binding protein — its product is MVVLLLAEHSNEALSPATSKAVTAAQGLGSDIHVLVAGANCKAAADAAAKISGVAKVLVADAPHLANPVAEDVADLILALAGNYDAIVAPATSAGKNVLPRVAAKLDVMQISDITKVVSPDTFERPIYAGNAIQTVQSGEAKKVITVRTSAFKDAAEGGSAAVESVSAPAASGLSSFENAELSKSDRPELTSAKIIISGGRGMGNGENFTKYIEPIADKLGAAMGASRAAVDAGFVPNDWQVGQTGKVVAPDLYIAVGISGAIQHLAGMKDSKVIVAINKDGEAPIFQVADYGLVADLFQALPELDAELKKAGF